Proteins encoded in a region of the Veillonella parvula genome:
- a CDS encoding DUF2460 domain-containing protein, whose protein sequence is MAELMKFPTIISLAWKSQKAQKWDTKTKTSGSGKVRTMTNWKYPQYTISTEFEVLTPAQYKELMGFYSKTKGGTVPFLWLDPEDNQEKGIQLGTGSMGSWQAVRKFGDFLEPVYHIENLTLYANGSPIRAVSDKGVIKLAAGQTVEPNAVITADYTYYWLVRFSGDMTAEYIFTNVYKSKSFKLVSTR, encoded by the coding sequence ATGGCGGAATTAATGAAATTTCCTACTATCATATCTTTGGCTTGGAAATCTCAAAAGGCTCAAAAATGGGATACTAAGACAAAGACCTCTGGTTCTGGTAAGGTTCGCACCATGACCAACTGGAAATATCCACAATATACGATTTCCACAGAGTTTGAAGTGCTAACACCAGCACAATATAAGGAGCTCATGGGCTTTTACTCTAAGACTAAAGGCGGTACAGTTCCTTTCTTGTGGTTAGATCCAGAGGACAACCAAGAAAAAGGCATTCAGCTCGGCACTGGTTCAATGGGTTCATGGCAAGCCGTGCGAAAGTTCGGCGATTTCCTAGAACCTGTATACCACATAGAAAACCTTACATTATACGCTAATGGCTCACCCATTCGAGCTGTTAGCGATAAAGGCGTAATCAAGCTGGCAGCAGGCCAAACAGTTGAGCCGAATGCAGTAATTACAGCCGATTATACTTATTATTGGCTCGTAAGGTTCAGCGGTGATATGACAGCCGAGTACATTTTCACAAACGTTTATAAATCTAAATCATTCAAGTTAGTATCAACTCGATAG
- a CDS encoding DUF2163 domain-containing protein produces the protein MKEVNEVLRNHLNNDKYFMSCDLYELRLRSGVTYYWADSDADVSYNGQIYKSDGPIIVRDKITTNSSVSVDKMTVSISTNEQDKIGGVPIMAVAHNGGFDGAQMTLKRAFFDDNYTIIGAVGLFTGLCEVTQGGGLTLKLNVKSIVQKLNIEYPNRRYYPQCPFSVYSKECGVDIKQFRKIGKVTALGSGPNSIRIDIPFTNGYYTAGGIDWITGPLAGQSTQILQSADGVILYMSALEVSPRVGDQFYIYAGCNKTPSECKNKFNNWNRNRATPYVPLKESIR, from the coding sequence ATGAAAGAGGTAAACGAGGTATTACGAAATCACCTCAATAATGACAAGTATTTCATGAGCTGCGACCTTTACGAGTTGCGCTTGCGTAGTGGAGTTACCTATTATTGGGCGGACTCAGACGCCGACGTATCATACAACGGCCAAATATATAAAAGCGACGGCCCAATTATCGTAAGGGATAAGATAACCACTAATAGCAGCGTAAGCGTTGATAAAATGACGGTTAGCATATCCACGAATGAGCAAGATAAAATAGGCGGCGTTCCTATTATGGCTGTGGCTCATAATGGTGGCTTTGACGGCGCTCAAATGACGCTGAAACGAGCTTTCTTTGATGATAACTACACCATTATAGGCGCTGTGGGCTTATTTACTGGTTTGTGTGAGGTTACGCAGGGCGGCGGCCTTACCTTAAAGCTGAATGTTAAATCAATCGTGCAAAAGCTCAATATTGAATATCCAAATAGGCGATATTATCCACAGTGCCCATTTAGCGTGTATTCAAAAGAGTGCGGCGTTGATATTAAACAATTTAGAAAGATCGGTAAGGTAACAGCATTAGGCTCTGGCCCTAATTCCATACGAATTGACATACCATTTACTAATGGTTATTACACAGCAGGCGGCATAGATTGGATCACTGGCCCATTGGCAGGGCAATCTACGCAGATATTACAAAGCGCTGACGGCGTAATTCTGTATATGAGCGCTCTCGAGGTAAGCCCAAGAGTCGGAGACCAATTCTATATATATGCTGGCTGCAATAAAACACCTAGTGAATGTAAGAATAAATTCAATAACTGGAACAGAAACAGGGCTACCCCTTACGTTCCACTAAAGGAGAGCATAAGATGA
- a CDS encoding helix-turn-helix domain-containing protein, with product MATKKTQSKKKSNAGRKGLYKEWLEADNLIRLEGWARNGLTDEMIAHNIGITTTTFYDWKKKYPQFAEAVKRGKEVVDIMVENALLKSAMGYSYDEVTQIGIENGETGEKILVPVKVVTKHVQPNSTSLIFWLKNRKPEAWRDTKNIDAAVEVRNPFEGIDTADIKKLIGDE from the coding sequence GTGGCGACAAAGAAAACACAATCAAAGAAAAAGAGCAATGCAGGCAGAAAAGGATTATATAAAGAGTGGCTAGAGGCTGATAACCTTATTCGCTTAGAGGGCTGGGCTCGCAACGGCCTCACAGATGAGATGATAGCGCATAATATTGGCATTACTACTACGACATTTTATGATTGGAAAAAGAAATATCCTCAATTTGCTGAGGCCGTAAAAAGAGGCAAGGAAGTAGTAGACATTATGGTTGAAAATGCCTTGCTTAAAAGTGCTATGGGGTATTCTTATGATGAAGTTACACAAATTGGAATAGAAAATGGAGAAACAGGAGAAAAAATATTAGTGCCTGTTAAGGTTGTTACTAAACATGTGCAGCCAAACTCTACATCTCTAATATTCTGGCTTAAAAACAGAAAGCCAGAGGCGTGGAGAGATACAAAGAATATTGACGCAGCCGTCGAGGTTAGAAACCCATTTGAAGGTATTGATACGGCTGATATTAAAAAGCTCATAGGTGATGAATAG
- a CDS encoding MmcB family DNA repair protein, which produces MDESDIQYVLGKHLFLRKICIPNVSMYCPEKSEYEADFIYFDLKTKYITEVEIKTSVQDFKRDFKKKRYHDCGNVKYLYYAMPRGIYDDYYDVIDELLGDAGLILIDEIDVADFRGNIYEFGGFVKRAKARKDAYPLSSSGLMHYLRIGCMKWVNR; this is translated from the coding sequence ATGGACGAAAGCGATATTCAATATGTACTTGGCAAGCATTTGTTTTTAAGAAAAATATGCATTCCTAATGTGAGCATGTACTGCCCTGAAAAATCAGAATATGAGGCTGATTTTATATATTTTGATTTAAAAACAAAATACATCACAGAAGTTGAAATTAAAACATCTGTTCAAGATTTTAAGCGTGATTTTAAAAAGAAACGCTATCACGACTGCGGAAATGTTAAGTATCTATATTATGCAATGCCAAGAGGTATATATGACGATTATTACGATGTAATTGATGAACTATTAGGCGACGCAGGCTTAATCTTGATTGATGAGATTGATGTTGCAGATTTTAGAGGGAATATATACGAATTTGGTGGCTTTGTGAAACGTGCTAAAGCTAGAAAAGACGCATACCCTCTAAGTTCTAGTGGGCTAATGCATTATTTAAGAATAGGGTGTATGAAATGGGTAAACAGATGA
- a CDS encoding NlpC/P60 family protein, translated as MNTLTTGERIANAAIEWLGTPYANNSMVKGAGVDCSYLLVAALVDSGLMKADRLQIENYSNEWHLHHSEEKYLKYVQQVADEVKEGSPFEIGDFLLYQYGRCISHGAIYIGKGLVIHAFVDYGVIISKLDDVLFYDKKGRSRLRAVYRYREERE; from the coding sequence ATGAATACTTTAACGACTGGCGAAAGGATAGCTAATGCTGCGATTGAGTGGCTAGGCACACCTTACGCCAATAATTCAATGGTGAAAGGTGCTGGCGTCGATTGCTCTTATTTATTAGTGGCCGCACTCGTAGATAGTGGCCTCATGAAAGCTGACCGCTTACAGATAGAAAACTACTCAAATGAGTGGCATTTACACCATTCTGAGGAGAAATATCTTAAATACGTGCAACAAGTCGCCGATGAGGTGAAAGAGGGCTCTCCGTTTGAAATTGGCGATTTTTTACTATACCAATACGGCCGATGTATTTCGCATGGGGCTATTTACATAGGCAAAGGACTTGTAATTCATGCTTTCGTTGATTATGGCGTGATTATATCCAAGCTCGATGATGTACTTTTTTATGACAAGAAAGGCCGCTCTAGGTTGAGGGCTGTATATAGATATAGAGAGGAGCGTGAATAA
- the terL gene encoding phage terminase large subunit — protein MFSKSVRNAVQENKADEDIIVFSDVFPNIRVAVGDAQAHLWSLEGYTNSYLATSPTGTATGFGCSLMIIDDIIKNSEEAYNASVKEKHWEWFTNTMLSRLEEGGKIIIIMTRWASDDLAGRAIEHFKDDPLFKAKVITMKALQDDGSMLCEEVLSKASYTSKVRAMGEDIASANYQQIPIDLKGCLYSQILTYDTLPRDDKGNVLFSCIKNYTDTADTGSDYLASIVYGVYEGEAYILDVVYTKDAMETTEPEVADMLHRNGVNVADIESNNGGRGFGRNVQSILKQKYNSNKCVINMFHQSGNKIARIQSNATWVMNHVYMPKNWRDRWPQFAADITKYQREGKNAHDDAPDALTGIAEKINAPQVRSGRININ, from the coding sequence ATGTTTAGTAAATCAGTTAGAAATGCGGTTCAAGAGAATAAGGCCGATGAGGATATTATTGTATTCTCTGACGTATTCCCCAATATAAGAGTGGCCGTAGGCGACGCACAGGCGCACCTATGGAGCTTAGAGGGCTATACTAATTCATATCTTGCAACATCGCCAACTGGTACAGCTACAGGCTTTGGCTGTTCGCTCATGATCATTGACGATATTATCAAGAATAGCGAAGAGGCCTATAATGCGAGCGTTAAAGAGAAACATTGGGAGTGGTTTACAAACACCATGCTTTCACGCTTGGAAGAGGGCGGCAAGATTATCATAATCATGACACGCTGGGCGAGTGATGATTTAGCAGGGCGAGCAATTGAGCATTTTAAAGATGATCCATTATTTAAAGCTAAAGTTATTACCATGAAAGCCTTACAAGACGACGGCTCAATGCTTTGCGAAGAGGTGCTCTCTAAAGCCTCTTACACATCAAAAGTGAGGGCTATGGGCGAGGATATTGCCAGCGCCAACTATCAACAAATACCGATTGACTTAAAAGGCTGTCTTTACAGTCAAATACTCACATATGACACGTTACCAAGAGATGATAAGGGTAACGTGTTATTTTCATGTATTAAAAACTATACCGATACCGCCGATACTGGCAGCGACTACTTGGCAAGTATTGTATACGGCGTATATGAGGGTGAGGCGTATATCCTTGATGTAGTGTATACAAAAGACGCTATGGAAACCACAGAGCCAGAGGTGGCGGACATGCTGCATAGAAACGGCGTAAATGTGGCCGATATAGAAAGCAATAACGGCGGCCGAGGGTTTGGCCGTAATGTTCAAAGTATACTCAAACAGAAATATAACTCTAATAAGTGTGTGATCAATATGTTTCATCAAAGCGGCAATAAGATAGCTCGTATTCAGTCTAATGCTACATGGGTTATGAACCACGTATATATGCCTAAAAATTGGCGTGATAGGTGGCCGCAGTTCGCTGCCGACATTACCAAATATCAGCGAGAGGGCAAGAATGCGCATGACGACGCACCAGACGCACTCACAGGAATTGCAGAGAAAATCAATGCGCCGCAGGTTCGCAGCGGTAGAATTAATATCAATTAG
- a CDS encoding tape measure protein — translation MADSNINVRISADSSEATAAVNKVANTISSELPKSVAEASNKVAKEAAGIRAEIKSIVAQMNKGLQFAGAVTGIGLVANKVKDVAVAAAQTADELTSIRSRINLINDGSQTTAEIMDKIYGAANRSRGSYIDMADSVAKLNMLAKDAFSSNDEAIAFVEQLNKQFKISGASVQEASAAMYQLTQAMAAGKLQGDEFRSIMENAPLLAQSIANEMGLSVGQLKEMSSQGLITADIIKNALLGSAEETNEKFAEIPMTFAEVGQSIQNQLIQAFQPVLEQISTIPQSGEFQALSEGVGVAIRGMAVTAQGSIGLISAAFAGLRIAISTITQTVRSFGSLFITTMPRITTVVLGTIAAFTAYRVAVNACSAQTAALTVKTLAYNAAQILTTTATKAFYTAVTVLRVAFGATVFLIGALTMPLTVLRSLFAALRSGMLLTAVAQRVLNAAMKANPVGLLISVLVTLVTVFATAAAAGNGFGSTLSSVFSTIVHTAVWGVNKIIEALNWLIAKLNSVGDKVAKFFGGTFTAIAQVDTISADTAQDIVNTAGDMASQVFNGLSGGGDTGLDVGGGGGGDYDTSGGKGKKGKGGGGKGSKGKDLEKEAKQIHEKILQSYLEMLGNKQELLELEYKKELDELEKSKAANANYQKDLELLNAVYAEKRIKAKQEEMTKLREIENNIRDMRKDLELNLAVKDSTGQASPMVQFTKEYTDAIDAIGDKWDKYADDFVQMDKMQQQHFIDTLKERGIKFEEVEDGRITFERQKTEELLAVHRDYSDKYLELQRTMAEEKWNIDEAMRTQDFEALQSALDAEYVATQQSYELRKELLNEYQQAVMDSHWNGQEAIWESASAGIDKLQEGISGLLQGTMSITQAFQNMGKAILKTISDSVAQWIAAQVKQAVLGKMLQSQQTAASVAAAQAQLPAWSSLAQQVSMATFGASAAAGLAAWSSSTAAGVAQATALGAVGNFGGSFGAAFNANSMPKLAEGGLAYGATFAQIGEGKYDEAVLPLSDTVFDRLGEGINRSNGGMGAGGGITLNVSAIDAESFGSFLETRGGRALRQFLVNQDREFIGAEGTW, via the coding sequence ATGGCAGATAGTAATATTAATGTTCGCATTAGTGCTGACAGTTCAGAGGCTACGGCAGCCGTCAACAAGGTAGCCAATACGATAAGCTCTGAACTACCAAAAAGCGTGGCAGAGGCGAGTAATAAAGTAGCCAAAGAGGCTGCTGGCATTCGTGCAGAAATAAAGTCTATTGTTGCTCAAATGAATAAGGGCTTGCAATTCGCTGGCGCTGTTACTGGCATAGGGCTAGTGGCGAATAAAGTCAAAGATGTGGCTGTAGCAGCAGCGCAGACAGCTGACGAATTAACGAGCATACGTTCTCGTATCAACTTAATCAATGACGGCTCACAAACTACCGCCGAGATCATGGACAAAATATATGGCGCAGCCAATCGCTCGAGAGGCAGCTATATTGACATGGCTGATAGCGTGGCAAAGCTTAATATGCTGGCAAAAGACGCATTCAGCTCGAATGATGAGGCGATCGCCTTTGTAGAGCAACTGAATAAACAATTCAAAATCTCTGGAGCTAGTGTGCAAGAGGCAAGTGCTGCGATGTACCAACTTACCCAAGCAATGGCTGCAGGTAAGTTACAAGGCGACGAGTTCCGCTCTATCATGGAAAATGCGCCGTTATTAGCTCAATCTATTGCCAATGAAATGGGGTTATCCGTTGGCCAATTAAAAGAAATGAGTTCGCAAGGCCTCATTACAGCCGACATAATCAAGAATGCACTGCTCGGCAGCGCAGAGGAAACAAACGAGAAATTCGCCGAAATTCCTATGACATTCGCCGAGGTAGGCCAATCTATTCAAAACCAATTAATACAAGCCTTTCAGCCTGTACTTGAACAGATTTCTACTATTCCACAAAGTGGCGAGTTCCAAGCGTTAAGCGAGGGCGTAGGCGTAGCAATCAGAGGCATGGCGGTAACAGCACAAGGCTCTATAGGCTTAATTAGCGCAGCTTTTGCAGGTTTACGGATAGCAATATCAACGATCACGCAGACAGTAAGGAGCTTTGGCTCATTGTTTATTACGACTATGCCGAGAATAACAACAGTTGTGCTCGGAACTATTGCCGCTTTTACAGCTTATAGAGTGGCAGTGAACGCATGTAGCGCACAAACTGCAGCTTTGACAGTCAAAACGCTGGCATATAACGCAGCTCAAATATTAACTACAACAGCAACAAAAGCCTTTTATACGGCCGTTACTGTTTTAAGAGTTGCATTCGGTGCGACTGTGTTTTTAATTGGCGCTTTAACAATGCCTTTAACTGTTTTACGTTCATTGTTCGCTGCCTTGCGTAGTGGCATGTTACTCACAGCAGTTGCTCAAAGAGTATTAAATGCAGCCATGAAAGCCAACCCTGTAGGGTTATTAATCTCTGTACTTGTAACATTGGTTACAGTATTTGCTACAGCGGCAGCAGCTGGCAACGGCTTTGGAAGTACATTGAGCTCGGTATTCTCGACAATCGTTCATACTGCAGTTTGGGGCGTAAATAAGATTATTGAGGCTTTGAACTGGCTTATTGCTAAACTCAACAGCGTAGGTGATAAGGTAGCCAAATTCTTTGGCGGTACGTTCACCGCTATTGCGCAGGTAGACACTATCAGCGCTGATACAGCGCAGGATATTGTAAATACTGCTGGCGATATGGCCTCGCAAGTATTTAACGGCTTATCTGGCGGCGGTGATACAGGCCTTGATGTTGGCGGTGGCGGCGGTGGAGATTACGACACCAGCGGCGGCAAAGGTAAAAAAGGCAAAGGTGGCGGCGGAAAAGGTAGCAAAGGTAAAGACCTCGAAAAAGAGGCTAAGCAGATACATGAAAAGATTTTGCAATCATACCTTGAAATGCTCGGCAACAAGCAAGAGCTACTCGAATTAGAGTACAAGAAAGAGCTTGATGAGCTTGAAAAATCAAAGGCAGCTAATGCTAACTATCAAAAAGACCTCGAGTTATTGAACGCCGTATATGCTGAGAAACGCATTAAAGCTAAACAAGAGGAAATGACAAAGCTGCGAGAAATCGAGAATAACATTCGTGATATGCGAAAGGATCTCGAGTTAAATCTAGCAGTCAAAGATAGTACAGGCCAAGCCTCGCCTATGGTTCAATTCACCAAAGAATATACCGACGCTATAGACGCAATCGGCGACAAATGGGATAAATACGCCGATGATTTCGTACAAATGGACAAAATGCAGCAACAGCATTTTATTGATACCTTGAAAGAGCGAGGTATTAAGTTTGAGGAAGTCGAGGACGGACGCATTACATTTGAACGCCAAAAGACTGAGGAATTGCTCGCAGTTCATCGTGATTATAGCGATAAATACCTAGAATTACAGCGCACAATGGCCGAGGAGAAATGGAACATTGACGAGGCTATGCGTACACAGGACTTTGAGGCGTTGCAATCGGCGCTTGACGCTGAATATGTAGCGACTCAGCAAAGCTACGAACTACGCAAGGAGCTTTTAAACGAGTACCAGCAGGCTGTAATGGATAGCCACTGGAACGGACAAGAGGCTATTTGGGAGAGTGCAAGCGCTGGCATTGATAAATTACAAGAGGGTATTTCTGGGCTCTTGCAAGGCACAATGAGCATAACGCAGGCTTTCCAAAATATGGGTAAAGCTATCCTTAAAACAATTAGTGATAGCGTGGCTCAATGGATCGCAGCACAAGTAAAGCAAGCTGTGCTAGGCAAAATGCTACAATCGCAACAAACAGCGGCAAGCGTAGCAGCGGCACAAGCCCAATTACCTGCATGGAGCTCACTCGCTCAACAAGTATCAATGGCAACATTTGGCGCTAGTGCGGCGGCTGGTTTAGCTGCATGGAGTAGCAGCACAGCGGCAGGCGTGGCGCAAGCTACGGCACTCGGTGCAGTTGGCAACTTTGGCGGCAGCTTTGGAGCTGCATTCAACGCTAACAGTATGCCAAAACTCGCAGAGGGCGGCCTTGCTTATGGTGCTACATTCGCCCAAATCGGCGAGGGTAAATATGATGAGGCTGTATTGCCTTTATCTGATACCGTATTCGACCGATTAGGTGAGGGCATTAATCGCTCTAATGGTGGTATGGGCGCAGGTGGCGGCATTACGCTCAACGTGAGCGCTATCGACGCCGAAAGCTTTGGCTCATTCCTTGAAACACGAGGCGGCAGGGCGTTACGTCAATTCCTTGTAAATCAAGATAGAGAATTTATCGGAGCGGAGGGAACGTGGTAA
- a CDS encoding helix-turn-helix domain-containing protein — protein sequence MECKGRTFTELEVEAIVKIAAETAAQTALTEFNRRNEDMLAKKNERAYKNTTTLLEGYTAMKAHCQSAIARAEETLTPSDLQTVLYEVFNRRGLLQIETILASKRRTELIIEHIDKMLEIYRTTCINNNKHYCECVIDRYINDLTIAEIAEKHNTVERNVYRWLDKGIDDLSIYLFGAYAL from the coding sequence ATGGAATGTAAGGGGCGCACTTTTACTGAGTTAGAGGTTGAGGCTATCGTTAAGATTGCAGCAGAAACAGCAGCACAAACAGCCTTAACCGAATTTAATCGGCGTAATGAGGATATGCTGGCAAAGAAAAACGAAAGAGCCTATAAGAATACTACAACGCTACTCGAGGGCTACACGGCTATGAAAGCGCATTGTCAGAGCGCTATTGCAAGGGCCGAGGAAACGCTCACGCCTAGCGATTTACAAACAGTATTGTATGAGGTTTTTAACCGTAGAGGCTTATTGCAGATTGAAACCATTCTCGCTAGTAAGCGACGTACCGAGTTAATTATAGAGCATATAGACAAAATGCTCGAGATATACCGCACAACTTGCATTAACAATAATAAGCACTATTGCGAGTGCGTGATTGATAGATATATCAACGATTTAACAATCGCAGAAATCGCAGAAAAACATAATACAGTTGAGCGAAATGTGTATAGGTGGCTCGACAAAGGAATTGATGATTTGAGCATATATTTATTTGGCGCATATGCTCTATAA
- a CDS encoding DUF4406 domain-containing protein, translating to MGKQMTKKRLVYVAHPYGGKESNKLKIDKIMNELVMNDSEHNYVSPIHNYGVMYLTGDEYQRGLDICLGLLSHCDVLVLCDEWETSRGCRGELDHALKRGMPVFTINEWKEQLKGSEQ from the coding sequence ATGGGTAAACAGATGACGAAAAAGAGACTCGTATATGTTGCTCACCCTTACGGAGGTAAGGAAAGCAACAAGTTAAAAATCGACAAAATCATGAATGAGTTAGTTATGAATGATAGCGAGCATAATTATGTTTCGCCAATTCACAACTATGGGGTTATGTACTTAACTGGCGACGAGTACCAGCGAGGGCTTGATATTTGCTTAGGCTTATTAAGTCATTGCGATGTGTTAGTGCTTTGCGATGAGTGGGAAACAAGCCGAGGGTGCAGAGGTGAGCTTGATCATGCTTTAAAAAGGGGAATGCCAGTATTTACAATAAATGAATGGAAAGAACAACTAAAAGGGAGTGAACAATAA
- a CDS encoding phage major tail protein, TP901-1 family: MAETLYKPAAVDMPTAGKNYLLYLNVGTNEKAGAKWLLLGGQRSGDLSRKADSIDASHKGSGGWKSTIAGLKEWSFAIETLLMPKEESLKLLEKAFLDGDNVHIKFEYPDKTFFTGIASVTELSLSTPHDGVATYKGSLNGIGPLSELQPAPLG; encoded by the coding sequence ATGGCAGAAACATTATACAAACCAGCGGCGGTAGATATGCCTACAGCAGGCAAGAACTACCTATTATATTTGAACGTTGGCACAAATGAAAAAGCAGGCGCTAAATGGCTATTGTTAGGCGGCCAACGCTCTGGCGACCTTTCTCGTAAAGCTGACTCTATCGACGCAAGCCACAAAGGCTCTGGTGGTTGGAAATCTACGATTGCAGGCCTTAAAGAGTGGAGCTTTGCGATTGAAACATTACTTATGCCTAAAGAGGAAAGCTTGAAACTCTTAGAAAAAGCATTCTTGGACGGCGACAATGTACATATCAAATTCGAGTATCCAGATAAAACATTCTTCACTGGAATTGCCAGCGTTACAGAGCTTTCTCTCTCTACACCTCACGACGGCGTGGCAACATATAAAGGCTCTCTTAATGGCATAGGCCCATTATCTGAGCTACAACCAGCACCGCTAGGCTAA